The nucleotide window gtcaaaagtttcccgtagatcatctatcaaagtctcctcctttctggatttgaccacaatatcatctacatacgcatggacattgcgcccaatttgcttatgaaggcaattctgaacacatcgctggtaagttgcctgggcactcttgagtccaaagggcatggaaacatagcagatggctccaaagggagttataaaggctgttttctcctagtccttaactgccattctgatatgatgataaccagagtaagcatccaaaaaacacaaatggtcacaaccgccgtagcatcaattattTGATCAATGcaagggagagcaaaggggtctacagggcaagccttgtttaaatctttgtagtccacacacatgcgccaagtgccgtttttcttaagaaccagcaccggattggctaaccactctggatgaaaaacctcaacaataaacccagccgccaacaaacgggcgacctcttcacctatagccttgcgcctttcctcgttgaagcggcggaggaactgtcggaccggtttgaatttcggatcaatgttgagtgcgtgctcagtgagttctctcggtacacctggcatgtcagaaggtttccatgcaaagatgtcccgattctcacggatgaactcgatgagcgcgctttcctatttgggatctaggttagcgctgatgctgaactttggatgaatcgccagggacaaagtcaaccatcttagtgtctgtagctgatttgaacttgaatgctggatcatgttccgtggttggcttttttaaggaggtcatgtctgccggatcaacttgctccttataaaatgttaactcctccgtggcacaaaccgactcagcataagccgcatcgccttcttcacactccaaagcaatctgtctacttccatgtactgtgatagtccccttatgacctggcattttaagctgcaggtaaacataacatggccttgccataaacttagcataaaccAGCTGCCCAAACAGAGCGTGGTACAGACTTTTTATCTTTACCACCTCAAATGTCACTGTTTCTGACCTTTAAtcgtagtcatctccaaaagctacctccaaagctatcttaccaatAGGATATGCagatttaccaggcaccacaccatgaaataccgtattcgacggtttaagatccttatctgtcaaccccatacggcagaatgtatcataatagaaaatattgatactacttcccccatccatgagcactttagtgaacttgtatcccccaacttgaggggctaccaccaaggccaaatgacctggattatcaacccggggcgggtgatcctctctgctccacaaaataggttgctccgaccagcgtaaatactgaggtactgccggcTCAACCGAGTTGACtacccttttgtgaagcttctggtcacgtttgcacaaactagtagtgaagacatgatattgcccgctgttcagctgtttgcgattgctctgataacccgactgctgctgctgactcccctgatggttgtaacctccctggttgcctttgtgtccttgattgacgtgtccggtttgattgcctggaaaccctgaaccggaaccaccgccaccgtaacccggcccgtggaaacctcctcctgaaccgccaggcgggccgttgtcatattggaacatgttggaattcttgaaatcccacatgatataacaatctttccagagatgtgatgccggtttgtcctttgatccatgctttggacagggctgatttaacaaacgctccaaattgttgcctggacctccacccctctggggctgcttgcccttatggtgctggccattctcctgcgcgttggtatttgcgacaaagtccaaaccactgtcggccttgcgcttaccagcgtttccatggcctgccggattgtGTTGTTGGCCATTGGCATTGccggtcttcttacccttctccggtttgtcctcctctgagtccggatccttggtattatctgaattggcgtatttaaccaaagcagccatgagtgttgacatgtcgttgcagtgatgtttgagccttcccaacttctgtttcaatGGTTTGAAACCGCAATTACCCTCTAACGTTAAGACTGCGGTGTCTGTGTTGATACGATCTGACGAATGCAAAATCGccgagacccgtttgacccaatgggtcgtggactccccttcctcttggacacaagcggccagatctacaattgacatcggctgcttacacgtatccttgaagttctggataaactggtgcttcaattcggcccatgatccaatagagttgatcggcaagctcttcaaccaagtgcgagctgttccttccaacatcatggtgaaatatttggCACACACCGCCTCGTCCACATCTAACATCttcattgccatctcatagctctgcacccacgcctctggctgcaaatcggcggtataatttggtaccttacgaggtcccttgaaatccttgggtagttgcacattacgcaaagcaggagataaacacggtacccctaaggaactgaacatcgcccctggctccacggaggcagtggggtgaaccggagtGTGCTGTCGTGCCTTGTGTCAAGCtgtcaactcggcctctcgacgtgcgcggccgtgatccacaacatcttgcgcattagcacctcccccagcCGGGTTGTTCCCTCGTGGCGAATTTCGGCGGCGTGCGCTACTGGACACAGCCGGTAACTCCAGCTTGGGCAGGGAGTGGAgtgaatcctctcacggctgtgtgaataTGCTTGCTGCTGATTTAgtgctgtttgaaggagatccctggccttacgtgcttccactgcaactggtgactcaccgtcggttgggagggccgccaggcGTGACGCAGCgaccacaatgttgtccaacgggttggaataatgcccgggcggcgtTGATGGTACAACGTTGTTTCGGCAAGGCAGGTCcgtcgtgcgcggctgaaccggcgctcacTATACCATGACCAAAAATTAGAGGTCATAATATCTGCCGAGAAAACAGGCCATTGGAGGCAGAATAACTGCCGGGAAAGTATTTTGCCGGCAACTACAAACCGCCCTTGAAAGTCCTGTCGGGGAAAGGAATTCCCGGCAGTTACCCTATACGCCGGCAGAATATCTGCCCTTCATGTTCTTGCCTTTACCGGCAGTTAGCACTATTACCGGCGTACAGATCTTCCCCGGCGGGCTGATTATACAGGGCAGTTAGAAGATTTCCCGGCAGCCAATCTGCCTGTATTTTTCTTCACTGCAACCACACAAATCTCCCATATTGTATGTATTTCGACAGGTATGATTTATCTTCAATCCATTCTGTGCCATCTATATATAAAACACACATGCATACAGTAATAAAGATAGCATCACACTGCAGAGATAGTGCATATACTAATTATGAGCAATCCATCATCCATACATCATTAGTCCAGGACAACTAAAAGCTAGCACAAAGATCCATTATGTGTGCGTACATGCACACACAGGCATACAATACATTAGTCCAGGACAACTAAAAGCTAGCACAAAGATCCATTATGTGTGCCTACATGCACACACAGGCATACAAGTCCAGTAACAAGACAGCCAAAAGCACAACTATCCATCAGGTCTACATGCACACATGCGTACAGTTGTAGGTTCACAACTCAAAGTAGTACATCATAGACAAAAGCGCAAAATATACAATCTGGTTTTAGGTGTAAACATATCCCAGCAGAAGATCCTTTTAGCTCACCAAACACACCGCATTTGTGGATGCAAAGGCATTATGCCGGTGACCTGTAAAAAAAAGAAATGGCCAAATAGATCAGCTCAGAAGAACACATGTTCCAAACATATATGTTGCATCGGCTGAAAAGGAAAATCGACTCAACCAAATGAAAGAGACACATGTGTGTCACCCTGTATGCATTCCACAAGGCACAGACAGAATGCATGGATGTACTCATAAGAAGAGATTGTGCACTGTGTATGCATCACTAGGAAAATCAATGTAACCAATCACTATAAATATATACCAATAGCCATCTTGTTTGGTGCAGTATAATTTCTCTTGATTGCTGTTAAGTAAATAGAACATTCAAAAACTGCAGCCAGGGATCAATTACTAGCAATCCAAGTGGCAATGCAGGGTGTCCACCATTCTGTTTTCTTGTACATGTTTTTCCTATTTAGCGTGTAGGGCCGTACCCAAGAATAAAATAGGGGCAGTGCAAAATCAAAAGGAGATGGTGTTGATGCCTTGAGGGTGGAAAGTTTGCTGCTTGCTTTCAGAAAGAGTTTGCAGGCACATAAATGTCTGTCAAAGTTTAAGTAGTAGCTGCAGAATTATCTAAGAAACAGAGTTGCTGTTTGTGATTCAAAATAGGACTTAAGCATGTATTTGAAAGTAGGCACATTTTTTATCTACTAGGAAAACCATAGAAAGTACAAGTTGCTCAGGAGAAAATAAAGAACTTTTAGGTTCCTACTTTCAATCACATGCTTCATTCAGAAAAATAATAAGTCATCCGTATGTGAAAAGAGAAACATATCTTTTCTTTAGGTGTAAAATATTCCAGAATTCTATGAAGATGCAATACCTTCAAGATGTGGGGACTGCTATGGGCTGTCATGGTTGCTTCTGCATAACTTTACGAACAACCTCAAACTGCAAACATAGGATTGTCAATATGAAGCAATTTGAGAAACAAACTGCTGAAATAGACATGATCAGGAAGAAGTTTTACATGATCAGGCTGAAATAGACATGTTGCGACTATCTTCAGCAAATTTTGGATGTGTCACATCAAAATGTTTCCATGCAGGAGAATCTGCAGGATGCCTCACTAAACCATCTCTTATGCGTCCTTCATCATGCCATCTTGCATCTGTTGCACTCTTCTTTGATATGAACAGCCGCTGAAGCCTCTTCTTTATTGGAAAATAACGAAGAACCTTTCTTGGTACTTGGTGTACACGTTTCCCATCAAGGCTCTTCTTTTCAGATTTCCACCGAGAAGTTTTGCATATAGGGCATTGGTCTGCATTTGCATATTGCTTTCGAAATAATATGCAATCATTCTCACATGCATGTATATTAACATAACCTAGTCCAAGGCATTTTATCATCTTCTTTGCTTCATGAAAGTTCTTAGGAAGTGGCGAGTCCCCTGGAAAGGCCTTATTAAGCAGCTCGAGCAATATGTTAAAACTCTTATCACTCCAACCCCCAAGAAATTTGGTGTGGAGTAATCTAACTACAAAGTGTAGCTTTGAGAAGCTTGTGCACCCAGGATAAAGTTGTTGCCCTGCATCATCTAATAATTGGTGAAAGGCCTCTATATTTGGATCACTTCCATCCTCCCTTAGGTCACCATCATTCCCACCACCATCCCCAACTTCACCAAATTCATGTCCTATATCTTCAAGCATTTCAGGTATCTCATCAAGTACCTCAAATATGTCCTcatcttcaacctcgtcgttttgAAACTTGACAGGCTCGCACCGTTGTGGAAGGCATAACGGTCCCTCCCCATGATACAACCATTTTTTATACCCTTCCAAGAACCCATCGCATACTAAGTGCTCATAGACAACACTAGATTCCTTCCATGCACAGTTCACACAGATTTTACAAGGACATAATATCTTGCTCCCTCTAGCAGAATTGGTAAATGCAAATTGTATAAATTGTTTGACCCCTTCAATATACGTTTTTGTATGCCTACAATTATTGATTCATCAATAGATAATCCTTCGATAATATTATATAAAGTGGAAAGCGTGTTCATCTTAATGTTGTACCTAGCATGATCCATCCAACTCTTGTCCATCACGAGTTGCTTGTACTAAATTTGAACCCTTGCCTAATTATCGCAAGCCAACACAAATCAATAATTACAAACCAGAGCAACACTCGAATATTCGAAATATAGTCTAATATTACCATGCAATGATAGAATCAAATTACAAGGTATTCAAACTAAAATCAGAAGATACCACACAACGATATAAAAAATATCAAGTCTTATGATCAAGAATCTCACCAGAAGCTGGAAGTGGCACTTGTTCAATTATTGATGGCTGCAGCTTGATACCTTCTTCACTTCCCAACCTAGATCTTAAACTTGTCCTTAAAGTCTGGTTTAGGCTGGTTCCTGGAACGCGTAAAAATATAATTACCCTAGATGAATAACAATAACCAACTAGCATGCAGTTATGATCTTACATTTAGCATATCAAAAGGTACCACAAACTTGTCCAGTTTATCATCCAGATCATTAATGAAACTAAATCAAAAGTACCAAGTCATATACTCTAAATAGCACCTGATAGGCATAAATTAGGAATCATGTTCTGACAGTTCAAGTTACAAGGATCTTCTATTAGACTCATAGCTCATAGCCAAGTTTACTACCTCAGCAAAAAAATCTGTGCATGTTCAAAATGCAGACCTGTGACAACAGAGAACAGAACTCGGTGCAACCTCTATCTGCGACTCTCAGGCTGTTGCTGCTCCTGCTGATCAGTTGACGAGTAGGTGGCAGAGGAGGTGAACCAGGGGTGAGGATGGCGAAGGGTATCGGGAGGCGTTGTTCTTGGGGAATATAGCACCAATAGAGGGCCTTTTTAGTGATGAGCTCCTTTGcatatctgcaaacatttataGATTAATAAACAACAAAGGATTATAAACAGCATGTATGCCACTTAGATACTGGTCATTTTTCATCAAGTGGTGAAGCTACCTAATAGCATGTTTATACTATGAAAAACTGTCATTTATAAGTTTACAAAACATAATGAGTATGATATGAGAAAATGCCAATAACACTAGAAAAGAAATCCATACTTGTAATCCAGCCATATTTCACAACATAGAAAATTATGTCAAAGACACAAACCTGCATGTTTTAATCCTTTCACAGCATCAAAGTTTTTGTATGTATATCCCACAAAGCTGAGATCTTTTTAATTCAGCTTCGCCTATACACTGGGACAACTATGTGGGGTGATGGAGGCGatggggcggcggcgctggatTGCGTGATGCTGGTGCGTCCGGCTGGATTGGGGGATTCTCCTGTGGCGTGGATAAagaggatgggggcggtggttcTGGGTGGATGCAGGGGCGGCGGGCTGGATTAGGGATGCTCCTGCGGTGTGGATGAAGAGGATGGGGGCGGCGGTGCTAGGTGGATgcaggggcggcggcgccgggtcGATGCAGGGGATGGGGGCGGCGGTGGGTCGATGCAGGGGATGGGGTCGGCTCCGGGTCGATGCAGGGGATGGGGTCGGCGGCGGTGGGTCGATGCAGGTTCGGCGGCGGTGGCTCGATGCAGGGGATGAAGGCGACGGGTGGATGCAGGGGATAGGGGCGGCAGCGCCGGGTCGAcgcaggggcggcggcggtgggtcGATGCAGGGGATGGGGGCGGCGGTGGGTCGATGCAGGGGATGGGGTCGGCGCCGGGTCGATGCAGGGGATGGGGTCGACGGCGGTGGGTCGATGCAGGTTCGGCGGCGGTGGCTCGATGCAGGGGATGAAGGCGACGGGTGGATGCAGGGGATAGGGGCGGCAGCGCCGGGTCGAcgcaggggcggcggcggtgggtcGATGCAGGGGATGGGGGCGGCGGTGGGTCGATGGAGGGGATGGGGTCGGCGCCGGGTCGATGCAGGGGATGGGGTCGACGCCGGTGGGTCGATGCAGGTTCGGCGGCGGTGGCTCGATGCAGGGGATGAAGGCGACGGGTGGATGCAGGGGATAGGGGCGGCAGCGCCGGGTTGAcgcaggggcggcggcggtggatcgATGCAGGGGATGGGGGCGCGGCAGTGGTGGGTCGATGGAGGGGCGGCGGTGCTAGGGTTTGGCGGCGACGGCGAGATGCAGTGCGGGCGGCTGCTGAGGGAGGGAGAGCGTCGACATGTGTTTTTTTTGAGATGAAGTGTGtggagaaggggaaagaggagggGAAAAGGCCACGGTGGGCTTCCAGTGTCTTCTAATTTTTCATTCTCCCGCGACTTGCCTCGCGCGCTTTTTGGGCCTCAATTCGTTAATTCCGCGCCAACTGGTTAAGGGCAGTGCGTTCGCCCCCAAAATGAATTTGGGGCAATTGGGCCGCCCCAAAAGATGCCGGCAGATGGCCTGCCCACCTAGCTTCCATATTCCCGGCAGATGCATTGACCTATACATCATTGCCCGGCATATAAGCTTTCCAGGCAGTTACTCGCCTCCAATTCTTGCTTATTCCCGGCAGTTAATTGCCCTTAATTTTTTGTCATGGTGTAGTGGCTCCTGCTCCCGGCGCCCCCGCCTGGTTTAGTGTGGGTTGGTTgccagctcctgcacctggcgtgttgaaaagattctgcggctcataaaccgatgggagacgtgatcggtaccttcttctcatgacttcctccaAAGCATTCTAATCCAGTCTAATCCGGTAAGCTTGTGCTTCCAACTCAGCCCGCTccgtagccatcctggcgttctctgctgccaggtccgctttggcctgggctatctgatctttcacctttgcaatctccgcatcgTGTTGATCCCTAGCTGCTGCGTCTACCTCCGCGAACATCAATGTTGCCAGGGTGTCGAACAAATCAGATAAGACTTGGGCCGGAGGTGGCGCCaagcttcctgcccctgctggtgtggccgttgttgaatcggagagcattgctgcggcggtagatgaatgaggcgctgattgtgtgccggccatgaagatggcggcccagtttggcagaccgggggaatccggaatactgttgccctcggatcctccctcaatccggccgtcctgcaactggtaaagcgatttggtttctccagaagactcgtcatcagagcagaCTATGGTTTCTCCTTCGGACACCGGTCCGTCCTCGTGCCctgatccatggatgacacctacaaaaacatgccttgcctcgggctgaaccAGCGAAGgacttgcacgccgagccgtttcgatgatgtcggtgcagatgtccggctcgggGGCCAGTTCGCggatcttgccaatgaagacgtgaatcccgccaaaggggacccggtacccgtattcgattcaatcggcctcgggaccccatcctgcgttgtcgatgtagagcttgccgcgacgactcttcgtcatccggcccacagcgtatcccttaagtccatcgaagctgcccttcaagaactcgaaaccatcatgcgatagccccacggtgggcgccaactgtcgtgggtttgtcacggcagatgtcctcgtgaaaggacttagttgtggagccattgcgacgggttagcttaaaggggttaaatcAGACAAGGGGACACAGgatttttatactagttcggccccttcgatgaaggtaaaagcctacgtctagttgtgattgttattgctagggtttcgaaggccagggagtgaatccactttgtctggctttcgagttgttgttgtttgtccctaaaccgcggccagatcgtccctttatatacataggttgacgcccgccgggctacagagtcccgaagccggtttataaacgtatccggttcggcctctctctttctatcttactatacaagttacacgactgggccggtttacatttacatactgtaactcgcccttgggccctccgtaaagcgccagcatctttacatcttcatgggcttctaatcttcaaagagtcaacccggctacccaaggccggtttacctccagtagtaatatccccgaCACCtctagtagtagtaattaaaaagaaaacccaaaaagatttctcgttcttcttttgcttgttgggagctttcccttgtaaatagttttatttattttcttgttctttgtgggtcgagaggagaagaccatgatgaaaatgttgagtggctcttatatgcattattgttgatctaacaaagagcccatattaccttgtattctctcttgaattgaatgcttgcagattccagcttagtccaatgcatgtgcactattattattatctacactattcggtcgtgcaagtgaaagtcaatagtgatgattatatgatgaacttattgagatgagaaaagttggtatgaactcaacctctcttgtttttgtaaataaacatgtttgtaatgacaattagagattgtagttgcttatgccatgcttaattagctaggagtttataatggtt belongs to Triticum urartu cultivar G1812 chromosome 7, Tu2.1, whole genome shotgun sequence and includes:
- the LOC125518607 gene encoding uncharacterized protein LOC125518607 — translated: MDKSWMDHARHTKTYIEGVKQFIQFAFTNSARGSKILCPCKICVNCAWKESSVVYEHLVCDGFLEGYKKWLYHGEGPLCLPQRCEPVKFQNDEVEDEDIFEVLDEIPEMLEDIGHEFGEVGDGGGNDGDLREDGSDPNIEAFHQLLDDAGQQLYPGCTSFSKLHFVVRLLHTKFLGGWSDKSFNILLELLNKAFPGDSPLPKNFHEAKKMIKCLGLGYVNIHACENDCILFRKQYANADQCPICKTSRWKSEKKSLDGKRVHQVPRKVLRYFPIKKRLQRLFISKKSATDARWHDEGRIRDGLVRHPADSPAWKHFDVTHPKFAEDSRNMSISA
- the LOC125518609 gene encoding proline-rich receptor-like protein kinase PERK2, encoding MMYRSMHLPGIWKLGPKSARGKSRENEKLEDTGSPPWPFPLLFPLLHTLHLKKNTCRRSPSLSSRPHCISPSPPNPSTAAPPSTHHCRAPIPCIDPPPPPLRQPGAAAPIPCIHPSPSSPASSHRRRTCIDPPASTPSPASTRRRPHPLHRPTAAPIPCIDPPPPPLRRPGAAAPIPCIHPSPSSPASSHRRRTCIDPPPSTPSPASTRRRPHPLHRPTAAPIPCIDPPPPPLRRPGAAAPIPCIHPSPSSPASSHRRRTCIDPPPPTPSPASTRSRPHPLHRPTAAPIPCIDPAPPPLHPPSTAAPILFIHTAGASLIQPAAPASTQNHRPHPLYPRHRRIPQSSRTHQHHAIQRRRPIASITPHSCPSV